TGAAGAACTTTATTAGAGACTGTTAAACATACTGATAACACATGCGCAAGCCCCTTTGCTATGGAAGGAATACACAACATACATATAAGAATAACGATACTACATGGTAATACAATAATTGATAAGAAAGGAACATATATAAGATTGAGGAAAATACTATACGGGGAAAAATAGCCAAAATGATATAACAAAACTGGGGTACTAGAAAGCTGTGAAATAATAGAAATATAAATGGTGTTCCGAATAATCCCGGTATTACGCCCCAATAAAATGGGCGAAGATAACAATAAAGAAAAGCTACCCACGAACGAAAATTGAAACCCAATATCAAAAACGACATAAGGATCATATATGAGCATGAATAGAGCCGTTATGCTAAGCGCATCTAACCCAGATAAGCGGACAGAATACATGAATGCCAATAGTATTAGAATGCCTGTTACGGAGGCTCTCACAACAGATGGTGATGCCCCAGCTATAAACATATACAAAGGGATACAAGCAATAAGGTATATCGTTGTTACTTCTCTAGTTACACCTATCCTTAGCAAAATAAAATAAATAATTGCCATTAATAATACGATATGCGATCCTGAAATTGCTAGAAGGTGTATGAGACCAAACTGTTGGTATTGCTCCTCTACTTCAAATGCCATTTGTTGTCGGTCACCAAATAGCAACGCATTCATAAATGCACCAGACTGCTCTGGAAACACTTCTGTAACTTTCGAGATGGCTTCTTGTCTTAATAAGAAAATCCATTGTACAAATGTTAAAGTCGTTTTTTTACAATTTGAAATATGCGTGGCCTCAAATAAGAAATGAATCTTTTGCTTATGTAAATAATCCCGGTAATCGAACCCGTGAAAATTACGAGCCACCTCTGGTACTTTTTTTTCCCCTTTAAAAGTACACCTTATCCCTGCATACAATTGTCTTAATCGTTCTTTTTCTTGAGGGGATTGGATTTTATAAAACAGCTGTACAATATTACTATTCTGATCTTCGATTTGAAAAGAGAGACGATTCCCATTAATTAGAGGCGTATTTTGAATGACACCTTGTGTCACTTCATAGATTTCTTCTGAAGGCTTATTTTCACTTTGAATATACGTGGTATACAAAATGCTAACGAAACATGTCAGCACGCAAAAAACGAAGGTTTGAAACGAAGTACGATACAAACAAAACAAAATATAACAACCAAATATAGAAACACACAACAACTGCGACGAGGAACAGGCAATTGCAATCCCTATTACAAATGAGATTGCAACATAGCCCCACTGTCCACTCAACTCATACTCACCCCTTATAACATCTGTTTTACTTTAGCGAATACGTGTTGTAATTCTTCCATTGTTACATCATCTTTTTCTAAAGATGTGAATAATTCTTTTAATTGTAAATGACGATCTTGCTCTTCTAATGATGTAATATCATACTCAAGAGGAACATGTTTCACTGTCACATTTGCCTGTTCAAATAATTCAACCGCATACGGGTGATTTTTATAATCCTGTGCATAATACACTGCTGTAATACCACTTTGAATAATCGCCTTACAACATTGCA
The DNA window shown above is from Bacillus clarus and carries:
- a CDS encoding DNA internalization-related competence protein ComEC/Rec2, yielding MSGQWGYVAISFVIGIAIACSSSQLLCVSIFGCYILFCLYRTSFQTFVFCVLTCFVSILYTTYIQSENKPSEEIYEVTQGVIQNTPLINGNRLSFQIEDQNSNIVQLFYKIQSPQEKERLRQLYAGIRCTFKGEKKVPEVARNFHGFDYRDYLHKQKIHFLFEATHISNCKKTTLTFVQWIFLLRQEAISKVTEVFPEQSGAFMNALLFGDRQQMAFEVEEQYQQFGLIHLLAISGSHIVLLMAIIYFILLRIGVTREVTTIYLIACIPLYMFIAGASPSVVRASVTGILILLAFMYSVRLSGLDALSITALFMLIYDPYVVFDIGFQFSFVGSFSLLLSSPILLGRNTGIIRNTIYISIISQLSSTPVLLYHFGYFSPYSIFLNLIYVPFLSIIVLPCSIVILICMLCIPSIAKGLAHVLSVCLTVSNKVLQYCETVPFIRLTFGQTSFVLVFIYCLSIIGIFMIWERGNHKKILLIVVGVFFFICACHYVSPYFRGSGSVTFIDVGQGDAILIRLPYDKGIYLIDTGGTLLVKKEAWQKKKHEFSVAHDILLPFLQKEGIRTIDKLIVTHGDADHIGAAKELLSSITIKEIMFGKKEGDAILETELKRKAKERGVRINIIGAGDSWRVDNAEFLVLAPKGQKTGENDSSIVLWAKLGGLTWLFMGDLEEKGEKWIIETYPKLRANILKVGHHGSKSSSSAPFLHLIEPEKAIISAGENNRYGHPHGQVIERLKDMGIEIWRTDKQGAISYVFHGNKGTFQSKMTYDETQK